The genomic interval AAGCAGAGACTGAATCAATAAGTGAGGATGATGTTTTTGAAGAAGTCGCTTTTTCAGAAGAAAGGGTAGAGACTGCTGTTAAAATAGAAAAGGAGCCGGCTGAAGGTGAGACTCTTGAAGAAGATTTAGCATCTTTTTATCAAGATAGTGAGGATTTAGGATTTACCGAAATAGCATCCGGGCTTGAACAGGAAGAAAAAGTTGTTGAAGAAGAAGTTTTGGAAGAAAAAAAATTAGCATCTCTGCCTAAAGAGCTTGAAGAAGGTTCAGTAAGAGTCGATTTAGAAGATGAATTTAAAAAAGAAGATTTTGGCAAAGAGGAGGATCCTGCTGACTCTTCTTCTATTACGGAAGCTTCTTTAGAAGAAGGGATATCTGAACAAGAGTATCTTTCTGAAGAACTGTTATCTTCTGGTGATGTTGAGGTAGCGGAAAAAGACGTGCTCTCTGATGAAGGATTGACAATGGAAGACAGTGTTCCTTTGGAGCAAGAAGTGCTTCTGGATCAAGAGATTCAAGACCAAGAGATTGCTTCAGATCTATATCTGGATTCTTCTGTGTCGCCTGGAATTCCTATAACGGCTATGGACGAGGAAGAAGAGGGAGAGATTACAGAATTAATAGATGAAGAAGATGATATTATCCCTGATTTAGATATTGTCGAAGAGGAGGTTGCTTTAGAAGAGGATGTAATATTAGAAGAACTGCCCGCTGAAGATCTGGTATCAGAAGAAGAATCATTAGAAGAGAGTGAAGAAGTTGCTTTTGAAGAAGATACAACATTGGAAGAGGAGATGGTTCAAGAGGATGATGTTTTTGAAGAAGTTTTAGAAGAGAGTGCGGAGACTATTATTAAAGAGGATGTGGTTGAGGGAGAGGTATCTGAAGAAGAGGATGTTTTGGGTGAAGTTGAGGTTGATAGCGAGAAAGAAGATTTAAAAATTGTTGAAGATATTGTACTAGAAGAGATAGGGGAGGCGGAAGAGTTTTTAATTGAGGATATAGATGTTGCCCAAGAATTTACTCAAGCCGAAGAAATAATAGAAAATGATCTTCCTGAAAGAGAGATAGCTGCTTTAGATATCGGTACTGAAGTTAAAGAAGAAAAGCTCTTTGATGATATTCCCGAGATAGTTGAAGAGGAGTCTGTTCCAGAGGTATTATTGCCTGAAGATATTGAAGATAAGTTAGAAGATTCTCTGGGTAAGAATATTCTTTTTAAAGATGATTTTGAATTGATTGTTGAAGAAGATCTATCAAGGATTGAGGATGTTGCAGGAGAAGAGTTTGAGGCTGAAGATGTTTCAGTTGAAGATATGATCCCAGAAGAGGATTCAATTTCAGGTGAATTAGGCTTCTTGTTTAACATTTTAAAAGATAAGCTCAAAGAGTGGATTTTTGGATTCTCTTACTATACTCAAGCTCTAATAGTAGATTTTATTAAAGGTATATTTGTAGGTATTAAGAGTTTCATTTACGGAATAGGTGCTATCATTTATAGTCATCTTAAAAATAATAAGACACCGTATTCTTTATCTATTGTTACATTCTTTGTGGCGTTTTTACTCTGGGCGCTGTTTAAAGAATTAATCAGAAAGAAGAAAGAGAAGCAGCAGATATACAGGTTGTTCCCTCGGAGAAAGCTTACGAACGAAGAAAAGAAGGTCAGAAATTTCTATCTTCAGATATTGGATCTTTTAGCTAAAGCAGGATATAAGAGATTGCCAAATTTTACACCGCGTGAATTTGCTTATCAACTTATCGGCAAAGGTTTTAGTATTTCAAAAGATTTTTACCATCTTACAGATATGTTCTACAGGATAAGCTTTGGTCAAATTAAGCTTAAGGTGCAGGAGCTAAAGAGAGTCGATATTATCGCAGCTTCAATTAGAGAGTGGACCAAAGAGGTAAGGCGATAGTATTTATTAAAGTGTATAGCAGTATTTTTTTATATATGAGTAAGATTCTTTTTGCTATAATTATCAGCTGATATTACTTATTGGGTTTTGATATGAAAATTATAAAAGTGGGTCTCATAGGTTTTGGTACGATAGGAGAGGGGGTAGCGGAATATTTGAGAGAGAGATCTGCTTATTTGAGAAGAAAGAGCGGGGTTAAATTTGAACTCTCAAAAATTGCAGAGAGAGATATTAAAAAAGTTCCTTCAAAGTATAAGGAAATCTTAACTTCCAATGCAGAAGATCTAATAAGAGATAAGAGTATAGATGTTGTTATTGAACTTATCGGAGGTATTAAAGACGCCAGAAAATATATATTAGGTGCTTTTAAAAACAAGAAGCATGTCATAACTGCAAATAAGGCTCTTCTGGCTGAAGATGGAGAACATCTTCTTGCTAAAGCCAAAGAGAGCGGGGTGGCTTTTAAGTTTGAAGCTTCTGTTTGCGGTGGAATTCCGATCGTAGATAGTATTTCTAACTCCTTAGTGGCTAATGATATTCATTCTGTTTTAGGTATAATCAATGGAACTTCTAACTATATTCTTACTGTAATGGAAGAGCAGGATGCTTCAATGAGAGAGGCTTTGAAGATTGCTCAAGCTAAAGGTTATACAGAGAGCAATCCTATCTTAGATTTAAAAGGAATAGACTCTTCTCATAAACTTGCTGTTATTGTTAGATTGGCATTTGGTTTTAACCCGGATTTTTCTAAAATCTATAGAGAAGGAATAACATCTATCTCAAATTTAGATGTTAAATATGCTAAAGAACTGGGTTATAGGATAAAACTTTTAGTAATTGCAAAGAGATCTTCCAAAAGTCTTCTGGAGGTAAGAGTGCACCCCGCTTTACTCCCCCTTGATCATATGCTCTCTTCTGTAAAGGGTGTCTATAATGCGCTTTATATCAAAGGTAATTTGATTGGAGAGATGCTTTTCTATGGTAAAGGTGCAGGCAGCAAACCTACAACTTCAGCTGTGATATCAGATCTGGTAAGTCTATCTGTTATCTTAGAAGGGAAGGGTTTTCCAAGCTACAATTATATTGATACGGAGATTGAAAGATTAAAGGATATCAATAATATAGATTTTAGGTACTACATTAGATTTATGGCACTTGATAATCCCGGTGTTTTAGCTAAAATTTCCGGTGTTTTATCCAATTACGGTATAAGTATTGCAAATGTGACTCAAAAAGATAGAGCTAAAGCTTCTTCTGTGCCGATAGTTATGATGACTCATAAGGCAAATGAAAAGAATATGAGAAAGGCATTATCTAAGATAGAGAGATTGGATGTTATAATCAAGAGGCCGGTATCTATCAGGGTAGAGAGATGAAGTGGCAGGGAGTTATAAATCGGTATAGAGAGTTTCTACCTGTAGGAGATAAAACTCCTATTGTTACTCTTCAGGAAGGTAATACACCTCTTCTCTATTCATGTTTTTTATCCGAGGAGCTGGGAAATAACTCTCAGGTCTACTTGAAGTTTGAAGGAGCGAATCCTACGGGTTCTTTTAAAGATAGAGGTATGACGCTTGCTGTTTCAAAAGCGCTGGAAGAAGGCAGCAAGGCTGTTATATGTGCTTCAACAGGTAATACATCTGCTTCGGCGGCTGCTTATTCAGCAAAATCTGGATTAAAATGTGCGGTGCTCATTCCAAGCGGTGCTATAGCTAAAGGTAAATTGACACAGGCTCTTGCTCATGGTGCTCAGGTTTTGGCTGTAGATGGCAACTTTGATGACTGTCTAAGAATAGTAAAAGAGATAACAGATAAATATCCTATCACACTTGTGAATTCGCTTAACCCTTACAGGATAGAGGGGCAGAAGACAGGCTCTTTTGAGGTATCCGATTTTTTAGGTGATAGTCCAGACTTTCATTTTATACCGGTTGGCAATGCCGGAAATATTGCTGCTTATTGGAAGGGCTACAAGGAATATAAAAGTAAAGGTAAGATAACTAAACTGCCTAAGATGATGGGTTTTCAGGCATCTGGATCTGCTCCTATTGTCCATGGCCATCCAATAGATAATCCTGAAACAATTGCAACGGCTATTAGAATAGGTAATCCTGCCTCTTGGGAAAAAGCCGAAGAGGCTCGGGATGAATCCGGCGGTGTTATACGGGATGTAACAGATAAGGAGATACTGAATAGCTATAAGCTGTTAGCGTCTCGAGATGGTATATTCGTTGAACCTGCTTCCGCGGCTTCCGTTGCAGGGCTGCTAAAACTGATTGAAGAAAAATATTTTAAAGATTATAACAATATAAAAGTTGTAGCTATTCTTACAGGACATGGATTGAAGGATCCCGATATTGCAATGAAGGAGTCTCAAGAGCCAATTGAAGTTGAATCTGATATAGAGAAGATTATAGAGATTATAGGCATTTAAATTATCTATTAAATCACAATGTTATCTTTATAAGAGGAGGTATGTTATGGTAAAGACAGATAGCGAAGAGAAAAAAACTCAACAGGATTCAGGTAAATTAAAAGCATTAGATTTAGCTTTAGGTCAGATCGAAAAAGAGTTTGGTAAAGGTTCTATAATGAGGTTGGGTTCAGAGGTCAAGATGGATATCCCTTTCACATCTACAGGTTCAATAAGTTTGGATTTAGCTCTCGGAATAGGTGGTGTTCCGAGAGGTAGGGTTATTGAAATATATGGCCCGGAATCAAGCGGAAAGACTACTCTT from Candidatus Kaelpia imicola carries:
- a CDS encoding homoserine dehydrogenase → MKIIKVGLIGFGTIGEGVAEYLRERSAYLRRKSGVKFELSKIAERDIKKVPSKYKEILTSNAEDLIRDKSIDVVIELIGGIKDARKYILGAFKNKKHVITANKALLAEDGEHLLAKAKESGVAFKFEASVCGGIPIVDSISNSLVANDIHSVLGIINGTSNYILTVMEEQDASMREALKIAQAKGYTESNPILDLKGIDSSHKLAVIVRLAFGFNPDFSKIYREGITSISNLDVKYAKELGYRIKLLVIAKRSSKSLLEVRVHPALLPLDHMLSSVKGVYNALYIKGNLIGEMLFYGKGAGSKPTTSAVISDLVSLSVILEGKGFPSYNYIDTEIERLKDINNIDFRYYIRFMALDNPGVLAKISGVLSNYGISIANVTQKDRAKASSVPIVMMTHKANEKNMRKALSKIERLDVIIKRPVSIRVER
- the thrC gene encoding threonine synthase, whose amino-acid sequence is MKWQGVINRYREFLPVGDKTPIVTLQEGNTPLLYSCFLSEELGNNSQVYLKFEGANPTGSFKDRGMTLAVSKALEEGSKAVICASTGNTSASAAAYSAKSGLKCAVLIPSGAIAKGKLTQALAHGAQVLAVDGNFDDCLRIVKEITDKYPITLVNSLNPYRIEGQKTGSFEVSDFLGDSPDFHFIPVGNAGNIAAYWKGYKEYKSKGKITKLPKMMGFQASGSAPIVHGHPIDNPETIATAIRIGNPASWEKAEEARDESGGVIRDVTDKEILNSYKLLASRDGIFVEPASAASVAGLLKLIEEKYFKDYNNIKVVAILTGHGLKDPDIAMKESQEPIEVESDIEKIIEIIGI